The Stenotrophomonas sp. ASS1 genome segment CGGCTGCGGCGCCAGCACCAGCCCAGCAGGGTAGCCACCGGCACACCCAGCGCCAGCACGAAGCACAGGCCCGGCAGCACATGGCGTGGCAGCAGCAGCGCCACGGAGAGCACACCCGCACCCACAACAGCGGTCACCAGCATCGGGCGGCCCCAGGCCGGCAAGGTCGGCCAGGTTGGTTTTGGTGCCGATGCATTGGCGGCCAGTGCCTTGCGCCGCCGCTCCCGACGGCTGCCGCTGAAATCGTCCTCGGTCTTCGCCGGCGGGAGGGGCGGCGGCGAGCGCCACAGCCCGGCCAGGAAGCCGGCCAGCAGGGTCAACGCCACCACCGAGTCTGCGCGTCGCCAGTCCGCAGGCAGCACGTTGCTGGCCGTCGGTTCCTCCCATGCCGGCAGGTCCTCGCCATCGATCAGCGCCACCATGATCGTCGTGCCATCGAGCACGCCCTGGTCGACATCGCCCTCACGGAAGCGCGGCACGATCGCGTTATCGATGATGCGAGCGGCGTACGCGTCCGGTAGCGCTCCTTCCAGGCCATAGCCGGTCTGGATGCGCACGCGGCGGTCCTGCACCGCCACCAACAGCAGCACACCATCGTCGACACCGGCGCGCCCCAGCTGCCACTGATCGAACACCCGCTGTGCATAGGCCTCGATGCCTTCGCTGCCCACGCTGGGTACCACCAGCACCTGCAGCTGTGCACCTTTCCGTGCCTGCAGCTGCAGTGCCTGC includes the following:
- a CDS encoding TPM domain-containing protein is translated as MAALAAIPVPALDDPVVDTANALSAETRATLRRQALQLQARKGAQLQVLVVPSVGSEGIEAYAQRVFDQWQLGRAGVDDGVLLLVAVQDRRVRIQTGYGLEGALPDAYAARIIDNAIVPRFREGDVDQGVLDGTTIMVALIDGEDLPAWEEPTASNVLPADWRRADSVVALTLLAGFLAGLWRSPPPLPPAKTEDDFSGSRRERRRKALAANASAPKPTWPTLPAWGRPMLVTAVVGAGVLSVALLLPRHVLPGLCFVLALGVPVATLLGWCWRRSRGVRIVLCGMLMLSVLFLVQALLRGQLPPSLARHLLLQVAAGVVTLMVFLLVQACRTRWKKNRSSFIVRMTVLVLLTLGYAAGALLAVYRAEGDDPRLLAMIVSGVCGVLLYFVWLFTMLPGERARGRASSSRERTSSRSSSSSSSSSSSSSSWSGGGGRSGGGGASGSW